Proteins from one Synechococcus sp. UW179A genomic window:
- a CDS encoding sulfatase-like hydrolase/transferase — protein sequence MPSEDERLVAELAGFNPDQLSDQQLLLCRDYLSVAEQIGLSGLQSTADLNQVRQFLADAESSTARPPNLVVFIRDQVKPEDLWLPRDWAKEKLPTRQWLLDNGLSFENSFTNTAMCSSARATFFTGKFPAQHEVDLLLSDIENPILDSQVQLNPDLPTLGNVLLDQGYDVSYFGKTHLSKTITLEDGEVVYQDMQPYEFSNWQGPDAGQDMDPANAGGGYADNDSRFVDEATSWLNQRVKSGNDRPFAMVVSLVNPHDVLSYPETWGKGDPQTKFGYSREMIEGSIDILPKTVKEPIASPTAVQQGLDLAGNYKPQIQREWLLAQAGAQPLPTDEMKLNYLNFYGNLMEIADTQMGNVILALRRHGMVDDTMFVSTSDHGEMGMTHGGMVQKMFNAYEESIRVPMIWSNPQYFKGGQTSDALVSLVDFLPTVAGLYGSSEQELEGYDLSGVDYSPIIRRAATGSPLSIDDLDVQSSLLYTYDDIYAGQDPANSIPEGAWDHGLLPGPNRLQALRTKDYKYVRYFSGDEPYDPANWQGEFYDLRPGGGDYYPNIDPITGQLNPFKAAPLELRNLDPKAEALRVLNGEESIATNEQRLAYMQMSQLLDEQIDLRLTPLEPFPSQQPTVTIYRGGSAGESSAYDDGDPIVRLLPTGEGTNALEVAFNTRAGQSYNIVTLQSQIEDGELVFSRDDVLVSNISGTNGPTYQYITGLSSGLELSDLAVEWIGGFVPLGLWG from the coding sequence CCGTCAGTTTCTTGCTGATGCTGAGTCGTCAACGGCACGACCACCCAATCTGGTTGTGTTCATCCGAGATCAGGTCAAACCAGAGGACCTTTGGCTTCCTCGCGATTGGGCGAAGGAGAAACTTCCCACTCGTCAGTGGTTGCTGGATAACGGACTTTCATTTGAGAACTCCTTCACCAACACGGCGATGTGCTCTTCTGCACGCGCCACGTTTTTCACGGGTAAGTTCCCAGCTCAACATGAAGTCGACCTGCTTCTCAGCGACATTGAGAATCCAATCCTCGATTCTCAGGTTCAGCTCAATCCTGATCTGCCCACTCTCGGCAATGTGCTGCTGGATCAGGGATACGACGTGTCGTATTTCGGCAAGACCCACCTGAGCAAGACCATCACCCTCGAAGACGGCGAGGTGGTGTATCAGGACATGCAGCCCTATGAGTTCAGTAACTGGCAGGGGCCGGATGCCGGGCAGGATATGGATCCTGCCAACGCAGGTGGTGGTTACGCCGACAACGACTCCCGTTTTGTTGATGAGGCCACCAGCTGGCTGAATCAACGCGTGAAGTCGGGGAATGATCGCCCGTTCGCCATGGTTGTGTCGTTGGTCAACCCCCATGATGTGTTGTCTTACCCAGAGACCTGGGGCAAGGGCGACCCTCAGACGAAGTTCGGCTACAGCCGGGAGATGATCGAAGGCAGCATCGACATCCTGCCGAAGACGGTGAAGGAACCGATCGCATCACCGACGGCGGTTCAGCAAGGGCTTGATTTAGCAGGCAATTACAAACCTCAGATTCAGCGTGAGTGGCTGCTTGCGCAGGCCGGCGCTCAACCGCTGCCGACCGATGAGATGAAGCTCAACTATCTCAACTTCTACGGCAATCTCATGGAGATCGCCGACACTCAGATGGGCAACGTGATCCTGGCGTTGCGCCGTCATGGCATGGTCGACGACACCATGTTTGTGAGCACCAGTGATCACGGCGAGATGGGCATGACCCATGGCGGCATGGTTCAGAAGATGTTCAACGCCTATGAAGAGTCGATTCGGGTTCCGATGATCTGGTCGAATCCCCAATACTTCAAAGGCGGCCAGACCTCCGATGCCCTGGTCTCGCTCGTGGACTTCCTGCCCACAGTGGCTGGGCTCTATGGCTCCAGTGAACAGGAACTGGAGGGTTACGACCTTAGCGGCGTTGACTACTCCCCGATCATTCGCAGAGCGGCGACCGGTTCGCCGCTCTCCATTGATGATCTCGATGTGCAGTCGTCGTTGCTTTACACCTATGACGACATCTATGCAGGCCAAGATCCTGCAAATTCAATCCCAGAGGGAGCTTGGGATCACGGATTACTTCCAGGCCCCAACCGTTTGCAGGCGTTACGCACCAAGGATTACAAATACGTTCGCTACTTTTCAGGTGATGAGCCGTATGACCCGGCCAATTGGCAAGGCGAGTTTTATGACCTCCGGCCCGGAGGCGGTGACTACTACCCCAACATTGATCCCATCACTGGTCAGTTGAATCCGTTCAAGGCTGCTCCTCTTGAATTGCGCAATCTGGATCCCAAGGCGGAGGCTTTGAGAGTGCTCAATGGAGAAGAATCCATAGCGACGAATGAGCAACGGCTTGCCTACATGCAGATGTCGCAGTTGCTGGATGAGCAGATTGATCTTCGGCTCACGCCGCTGGAGCCTTTCCCATCACAGCAACCCACGGTGACCATCTATCGAGGCGGTTCCGCTGGAGAGTCATCCGCCTATGACGATGGCGATCCGATTGTGAGGCTGCTGCCGACCGGGGAAGGGACCAATGCACTTGAAGTGGCCTTCAACACCAGAGCAGGCCAGAGCTACAACATCGTGACGCTGCAAAGCCAGATCGAAGATGGGGAGCTCGTCTTCAGCAGGGACGACGTTCTGGTTTCGAATATCAGTGGTACCAATGGACCCACCTATCAGTACATCACCGGTCTTTCGAGTGGCCTGGAGCTCTCGGATCTGGCTGTGGAATGGATCGGTGGCTTTGTGCCTCTTGGCTTGTGGGGATGA
- a CDS encoding Nif11-like leader peptide family natural product precursor, with product MNGAEQLTAFLTKVRSDAELQQQLAAFHVELWGDAHLPLDIDLDAVIALASEIGFHFDRADVVASQCRHLERFASFEMENAVVARRYMARIQLQVDRGGKPEEPIHYYKP from the coding sequence ATGAACGGAGCCGAGCAGCTCACTGCCTTTCTTACAAAGGTGCGCTCCGATGCCGAGTTGCAACAGCAACTCGCGGCATTTCATGTGGAGCTTTGGGGAGATGCCCATCTGCCTCTCGATATTGACCTGGATGCTGTGATCGCTCTGGCCTCAGAGATCGGATTTCACTTTGATCGTGCTGATGTGGTGGCCAGTCAGTGTCGGCATCTGGAGCGTTTTGCCTCGTTTGAGATGGAAAACGCTGTTGTGGCACGCCGCTACATGGCCAGGATCCAGTTGCAGGTTGATCGAGGGGGGAAGCCTGAGGAGCCGATTCATTACTACAAGCCTTAA
- a CDS encoding vWA domain-containing protein, translated as MTQIKQRMASREQRGFGIPETLIAASAGVALIGASTLALRSTGSLIDKMDLKAGLQQNTISGKRMMRSEIERGLHLLIKTKQKPNDQLAHTDLNHDDYQASLSQCQSLAQQTGQVFNPVFGVKMAELNNPVYYGLSLSSAGKGYALKRCGASMQLDGRYNETEQQSLAMVIDDIGVIRCDSDQPECIIDPRKETTPLSELAANTDFVFNEDKTPERSSREPAIRLITDENRKLIRFIDPTTDKDNIQTSFLKIEAVNKEITTHPFYFVAYSRADKRLDKGPEDGEVLDGLFFRNVSSKRMRFLVDGSGSMSACILWGSGFGNWKIFWSGSNYFWSRRSCALTRMESLQHELISLLQELPNDTQISLRSFSSPGYQNHRIWQNSAKSLVNIGAEGTRDSAIAFVNTLDDGYPYRWGGTDPWEGLNEAFADSNTDTLYFLSDGEPNYDRNRGRWTTDDHASTSGHYAGLNNNREIALKVNTIALGLQSNWMQSLAGKTTGDYLHIDKKYVLSSTQN; from the coding sequence ATGACCCAAATCAAACAACGCATGGCCTCCCGTGAGCAGCGTGGCTTTGGTATTCCGGAAACATTAATTGCGGCCAGTGCAGGAGTTGCACTGATCGGGGCATCAACATTGGCCCTACGAAGCACTGGAAGCCTGATCGACAAGATGGATCTCAAGGCAGGTTTACAACAAAACACCATCAGCGGAAAACGCATGATGCGTTCAGAAATCGAGCGGGGTTTACACCTGTTGATCAAAACCAAACAAAAGCCAAACGATCAACTTGCTCATACAGATCTCAATCACGACGACTATCAAGCCTCCCTCAGCCAATGCCAATCATTGGCACAACAAACAGGACAGGTATTCAATCCAGTGTTTGGCGTCAAGATGGCTGAACTGAACAATCCTGTGTATTACGGCTTATCGCTCAGCAGCGCTGGCAAGGGTTATGCGTTAAAGCGTTGTGGGGCCTCAATGCAACTCGATGGCCGATACAACGAAACTGAGCAACAATCGCTCGCCATGGTGATTGATGATATTGGTGTGATTCGATGCGATTCAGATCAGCCCGAGTGCATCATTGATCCCCGCAAGGAAACAACCCCCCTCAGTGAGCTGGCAGCCAACACTGATTTCGTCTTTAACGAAGACAAGACCCCTGAGCGGTCTTCACGAGAACCAGCCATTCGCCTGATAACAGACGAAAACAGAAAGCTGATCCGTTTCATCGACCCGACCACAGACAAAGACAACATTCAAACTAGCTTCCTCAAAATTGAAGCCGTCAACAAAGAGATCACAACACACCCGTTCTATTTCGTTGCCTACTCCCGTGCCGATAAGCGCCTTGACAAAGGGCCGGAAGACGGCGAAGTGCTGGATGGTCTCTTCTTCCGAAATGTCAGCAGCAAGCGCATGCGTTTTCTTGTGGATGGCTCTGGGTCGATGAGTGCATGCATCTTGTGGGGAAGTGGGTTCGGGAACTGGAAGATCTTCTGGAGTGGTAGTAATTACTTCTGGAGCCGGAGAAGTTGTGCACTCACGCGCATGGAGTCGCTCCAGCACGAGTTGATTTCACTGCTCCAAGAGCTTCCCAACGACACACAGATCAGCCTGCGCTCTTTCAGCTCACCTGGTTATCAAAACCACCGCATTTGGCAAAACTCAGCCAAATCACTCGTCAACATCGGAGCTGAAGGAACGCGCGATTCAGCGATTGCCTTTGTTAACACCTTGGATGACGGTTACCCCTACCGCTGGGGTGGAACCGATCCCTGGGAGGGTCTGAATGAAGCCTTCGCCGATAGCAACACCGACACGCTTTACTTCCTCTCCGATGGCGAACCCAATTACGACCGCAATCGCGGGCGATGGACGACAGATGATCATGCATCAACCTCTGGTCACTATGCAGGTCTGAACAACAACAGGGAGATAGCACTCAAAGTGAACACAATTGCACTGGGCTTGCAATCCAACTGGATGCAATCCCTTGCAGGAAAAACAACCGGTGACTACCTACACATTGACAAAAAATATGTGCTGAGCTCGACACAAAACTGA
- a CDS encoding type IV pilin protein, whose amino-acid sequence MKKNQFPPTQGFSLLEVLIAAVIVTLAASWAIPQYRRQLALNQLDQYTQKIESGLFSLRARQSTEGTSCEIKFAANYVGTDNINGDFGSVENIVELGHLSKEDRAQRLQCCDTKQCEWNPPYRLIDLEQTAISKNVEIKVSQSTYSLSPPGTSTDGNALVMLVRSTSWDQDPQRPLPIRCIKFSTSGHLHSGTWEDTRCRRR is encoded by the coding sequence ATGAAGAAGAATCAATTCCCACCGACACAAGGATTCAGCCTTCTGGAAGTGCTCATCGCAGCAGTGATCGTGACGTTGGCTGCATCATGGGCAATCCCTCAATATCGACGTCAACTGGCACTGAATCAACTGGATCAATACACACAAAAAATCGAATCCGGATTATTCAGCTTGCGAGCTCGCCAGTCTACAGAAGGGACAAGCTGCGAAATAAAATTTGCAGCCAATTATGTTGGCACTGACAATATCAACGGCGACTTTGGTTCAGTTGAAAATATTGTTGAACTTGGCCATCTATCAAAAGAAGATCGTGCTCAAAGGCTTCAATGCTGCGATACGAAGCAATGCGAATGGAATCCTCCGTATCGTTTAATCGACTTGGAACAAACAGCAATTTCAAAAAATGTAGAGATCAAAGTTTCCCAATCGACATACTCCCTCTCTCCTCCGGGCACAAGCACGGATGGGAATGCTTTGGTCATGCTAGTTCGCTCAACCAGCTGGGACCAAGATCCACAACGACCTCTTCCGATTCGCTGCATCAAGTTCTCAACTTCCGGTCACCTGCACAGCGGAACATGGGAGGACACGCGATGTCGACGCCGATGA
- a CDS encoding prepilin-type N-terminal cleavage/methylation domain-containing protein, which produces MAKNSLMQQLSRLPVSARDGFTMVEVLIAGVIMLIVMVGTARISIQSITSGRHRIERDKIEAAIHNNIQLIQQADSKLTLESMPSQDQRAACLNPAAYLKQQLSKKGGSIAVPEPEISGVSKNNLIERSITVGEHPGITVISYQFSAPEYSIENERRTIELNPNFQTRCILEE; this is translated from the coding sequence ATGGCCAAGAACTCGCTGATGCAACAGTTATCTCGACTCCCTGTCAGTGCCCGTGATGGTTTCACGATGGTGGAGGTGCTGATCGCTGGAGTGATTATGCTGATTGTGATGGTTGGAACAGCGCGGATCTCAATCCAATCGATCACCAGTGGCAGACATCGCATCGAACGAGACAAAATCGAAGCCGCCATACACAACAATATTCAATTAATTCAACAGGCTGATTCAAAGCTCACTCTGGAATCCATGCCCAGCCAAGACCAAAGAGCAGCCTGCCTCAATCCAGCTGCTTACCTTAAACAGCAGCTATCAAAAAAAGGTGGGTCAATCGCTGTTCCTGAACCAGAGATATCAGGGGTGAGCAAGAACAACCTGATCGAACGATCAATCACCGTCGGAGAACATCCAGGCATCACCGTTATCAGCTATCAATTTTCAGCACCAGAGTATTCGATCGAGAACGAACGAAGAACAATCGAACTCAATCCAAATTTCCAAACGCGATGCATTTTAGAAGAATGA
- a CDS encoding type IV pilin protein has product MSLKNKNLNGFSMVELLATVSIIGILGAVALPQYFSQVQKTRQNETAASLSQLQVTIAAFVDEMGLLPESWADLNKITPLMTPSGPASQEDFEWITLASASCGKKAKSESNDETNCYEANIKENDQLYTLEARSKNPDAGTYNVVACLDLRNGSSDLRKGTHNAVASIDNLRCMRNDQ; this is encoded by the coding sequence ATGTCACTCAAGAATAAAAACTTAAATGGCTTTTCAATGGTTGAGTTGCTGGCAACTGTCTCGATTATTGGAATCTTAGGAGCCGTGGCTTTGCCCCAGTATTTTTCTCAAGTTCAGAAAACACGCCAGAACGAAACGGCCGCAAGCTTGTCGCAACTGCAGGTCACAATTGCGGCATTTGTTGATGAGATGGGCTTACTCCCTGAAAGCTGGGCAGATCTCAACAAAATCACCCCGCTAATGACCCCAAGTGGGCCCGCAAGCCAAGAAGATTTTGAATGGATCACCCTGGCGAGCGCTAGCTGCGGCAAAAAAGCAAAAAGCGAGTCCAACGACGAGACAAATTGCTATGAGGCGAACATCAAAGAAAATGATCAGCTCTACACCCTAGAAGCACGTTCGAAGAATCCAGATGCCGGGACCTACAACGTTGTGGCCTGTCTTGATCTACGCAATGGATCTAGCGATTTAAGAAAAGGAACCCACAACGCAGTTGCCTCCATCGACAACTTGCGATGCATGAGGAATGATCAATGA
- a CDS encoding type IV pilin protein — translation MTTIQVQLLRTLAARSSRSKSVINDGFTLTELLTVVMIAGILSVVALPQFMNQTKKAAATEGTQQASAIVKQASIYYLENGTISSGTDHSNCKDYAGLINTANTNFTYECDGTKDTFVVIAKGKSGHNKTDGVVVKMAADLTDGTVKKPIVSGI, via the coding sequence ATGACAACGATCCAAGTTCAGCTCCTCCGCACACTGGCTGCACGCTCAAGCAGGTCCAAATCCGTCATCAACGATGGCTTCACCCTGACTGAACTTCTGACGGTGGTGATGATTGCCGGGATTCTCAGCGTCGTTGCGCTGCCCCAATTCATGAATCAAACCAAAAAAGCAGCGGCCACTGAAGGAACACAGCAAGCATCAGCAATTGTCAAGCAAGCCAGCATTTACTACCTGGAGAATGGCACAATTTCAAGTGGCACTGATCACTCAAACTGCAAAGACTACGCAGGATTAATTAACACTGCTAACACAAACTTCACATACGAATGCGACGGAACAAAGGACACTTTTGTTGTGATCGCCAAAGGCAAGTCTGGCCATAACAAGACAGATGGGGTCGTAGTCAAAATGGCTGCAGATCTTACCGACGGAACGGTCAAAAAGCCGATCGTTTCAGGCATTTAA
- the lepA gene encoding translation elongation factor 4, with amino-acid sequence MTDAPVSRIRNFCIIAHIDHGKSTLADRLLQDTGTVANRDMQEQFLDNMDLERERGITIKLQAARMNYTAADGETYTLNLIDTPGHVDFSYEVSRSLQACEGALLVVDASQGVEAQTLANVYLALENDLEIIPVLNKIDLPGADPDRIKEEIEAIIGLDCSNAIPCSAKTGLGVPEILQEVVDKVPPPADAVAEPTKALIFDSYYDPYRGVIVYFRVMSGRINCKDKVLLMESKKIYELDEVGVMAPDQRKVDELHAGEVGYLAASIKAVADARVGDTITLLNAPADEPLPGYTEAKPMVFCGLFPTEADQYPDLREALDKLQLSDAALKFEPETSSAMGFGFRCGFLGLLHMEIVQERLEREYDLDLIVTAPSVIYQVNMIDGSEEMVDNPATLPDPQKRESIEEPYVRMEIYAPNDYNGALMGLCQERRGEYIDMKYITTDRVTLIYELPLAEVVTDFFDQMKTRTQGYASMEYHLIGYRKNELVRLDVLINGERADPLTTIVHRDKAYNVGKGLVEKLKELIPRQQFKIPLQASIGSRIIASTSISAMRKDVLAKCYGGDISRKKKLLKKQAKGKKRMKAMGKVDVPQEAFMAVLKLNQAN; translated from the coding sequence ATGACCGACGCCCCCGTCTCACGGATCCGCAATTTCTGCATCATTGCCCATATCGACCACGGCAAGTCGACGCTGGCTGACCGTTTGCTGCAGGACACGGGCACGGTGGCCAACCGGGACATGCAGGAGCAGTTCCTGGACAACATGGATCTCGAGCGTGAGCGTGGCATCACGATCAAGCTTCAGGCGGCGCGCATGAACTACACCGCCGCTGATGGTGAGACCTATACCCTCAACCTGATCGATACTCCAGGCCATGTGGACTTCTCCTATGAGGTGAGCCGCAGCCTGCAGGCCTGTGAGGGAGCTCTGCTGGTGGTGGATGCCAGCCAGGGCGTGGAAGCCCAGACGCTGGCCAACGTGTATCTGGCCCTGGAAAACGATCTGGAGATCATTCCGGTGCTGAACAAGATCGATCTGCCGGGGGCGGATCCGGATCGCATCAAGGAAGAGATTGAAGCGATCATCGGCCTGGATTGCAGCAATGCGATCCCCTGTTCAGCCAAGACCGGCCTTGGTGTGCCTGAGATTCTTCAGGAAGTGGTGGATAAGGTTCCGCCGCCTGCTGATGCGGTGGCTGAGCCCACCAAGGCGCTGATCTTTGACTCCTATTACGACCCCTATCGGGGGGTGATTGTGTATTTCCGGGTGATGAGCGGCCGGATCAATTGCAAGGACAAGGTCTTGCTGATGGAAAGCAAGAAGATCTATGAGCTCGATGAAGTGGGCGTGATGGCCCCTGACCAGCGCAAGGTTGATGAGCTGCATGCCGGTGAAGTTGGCTATCTGGCTGCATCGATCAAGGCTGTGGCCGATGCCCGTGTGGGTGACACCATTACCTTGCTCAATGCTCCGGCTGATGAGCCGCTTCCCGGTTACACCGAGGCCAAGCCGATGGTGTTCTGTGGCCTGTTCCCTACGGAAGCGGATCAGTATCCCGATCTACGCGAAGCGCTCGATAAGTTGCAGCTCTCTGATGCTGCACTCAAGTTTGAGCCTGAAACCAGCAGCGCCATGGGTTTCGGTTTCCGCTGCGGCTTCCTTGGTTTGCTGCACATGGAAATTGTGCAGGAACGCCTGGAGCGCGAATACGACCTTGATCTGATCGTTACTGCACCGTCGGTGATCTATCAGGTGAACATGATTGATGGCAGTGAAGAGATGGTGGATAACCCCGCCACACTGCCCGACCCGCAGAAGCGCGAATCCATCGAAGAGCCCTACGTGCGCATGGAGATCTATGCGCCCAACGACTACAACGGTGCGTTGATGGGCCTCTGCCAGGAGCGCCGAGGTGAGTACATCGATATGAAGTACATCACCACCGACCGGGTAACGCTGATCTATGAACTACCGCTGGCCGAAGTGGTGACCGACTTCTTCGATCAGATGAAGACGCGCACCCAGGGCTATGCCTCGATGGAATATCACCTGATCGGTTATCGCAAAAACGAACTGGTGCGACTGGATGTGTTGATCAATGGTGAACGGGCTGATCCACTCACCACGATCGTGCACCGTGATAAGGCTTACAACGTGGGTAAAGGTTTGGTGGAAAAGCTCAAGGAGCTGATTCCCCGTCAGCAGTTCAAGATTCCCCTGCAGGCCTCGATCGGTAGTCGCATCATTGCTTCCACCAGCATCAGTGCCATGCGCAAAGACGTGCTGGCCAAGTGCTACGGCGGTGACATCTCACGCAAAAAGAAACTGCTGAAGAAACAGGCCAAAGGTAAGAAGCGGATGAAAGCCATGGGCAAGGTGGATGTGCCCCAGGAGGCGTTTATGGCGGTTTTGAAGCTGAATCAGGCCAATTAA
- a CDS encoding type II secretion system protein, with amino-acid sequence MSKQQRKPLTDSGFTLVEILVAFSILIIVLMSVLQSRLDSVRLSEKTGKLNQIQDGIRADLARIREQALSWKCTQGECLGGVNNLYEPSRYSTSHCSKANPLDDFPVKSGALDSTQDTIQIMRNVSINEKKLNINYTSTVDNKTVSSSASIIPQAMNWCS; translated from the coding sequence ATGTCGAAACAGCAACGAAAGCCCCTGACAGATTCAGGATTCACTCTGGTAGAAATTTTAGTTGCTTTTTCAATCTTAATCATCGTGCTGATGAGCGTGCTCCAATCACGATTGGATAGCGTACGTCTTTCTGAAAAAACTGGAAAATTAAACCAGATTCAAGATGGTATTCGAGCAGATCTGGCTCGGATCCGTGAACAAGCACTCTCTTGGAAATGTACACAGGGTGAATGCTTAGGGGGAGTCAACAACCTTTACGAGCCATCTCGCTACAGCACATCTCATTGTTCAAAAGCTAATCCGTTGGACGATTTTCCAGTTAAAAGTGGTGCACTCGACAGCACCCAAGATACTATTCAGATCATGCGCAATGTCAGTATCAATGAGAAAAAACTGAACATCAACTACACCAGCACTGTTGACAACAAGACTGTTAGCTCAAGCGCTTCAATTATTCCTCAGGCAATGAACTGGTGCTCATGA
- a CDS encoding type II secretion system protein J, with amino-acid sequence MNSKAKQSNGFTLIELLIASAIAALVSTVTWNILIRISQGDARFEFRRRQHEAWKQTSALLQSEISNSESVEGNNLSATSVPNQCPLLQQPDAQIKLRLQLRHTLPKVLYGVRKKNMLSNKDQWVGNSDSGVLIRCGPKMRIAGTRNEVYLQGSYQETIVLDNLDLSQNGGLSIQQNTNASKAVEFELAMAGIQNSNQTITSNTQTISSGASARIERVPHPPSDQSVCKSICVSKDNDCGGNAKTLLFSDPRFYITPEITGPKYITQTICTNRSLKIGDGMEGVTANYVMDGNPTPDRQSSTGVQLFGGQSRNILLGTPAADELYGGPIHDGLIGRGGDDTLIGDCTPAGVCPALRDNNYSEDPEGGYDSFLPWSDVDQETSTVKIYGGGGFDRVYLKDYQSTYILSTACNSSSCTVTTSRGGELILNNVEQLVFKASNRNL; translated from the coding sequence ATGAATTCCAAAGCCAAGCAAAGCAATGGTTTCACTCTCATAGAATTATTAATTGCTTCTGCAATTGCGGCATTGGTTTCAACGGTGACTTGGAATATTTTAATTAGAATATCCCAAGGGGATGCTCGATTTGAATTTAGGCGGCGTCAACATGAAGCCTGGAAGCAAACAAGTGCTCTACTACAATCCGAAATCTCCAACAGTGAGTCCGTTGAAGGAAATAATTTATCAGCCACCAGCGTTCCCAATCAATGTCCACTCTTACAGCAACCTGATGCGCAGATCAAGCTGCGACTACAACTACGACATACATTGCCAAAAGTTCTCTATGGAGTCCGAAAGAAAAACATGTTGTCCAATAAAGATCAGTGGGTTGGCAACTCCGATAGCGGAGTATTAATCAGGTGCGGCCCAAAGATGAGGATCGCTGGCACTCGCAATGAAGTTTACTTACAAGGCAGTTATCAGGAAACTATAGTTTTAGACAATCTGGACCTATCGCAAAACGGTGGCCTAAGCATCCAGCAAAACACGAATGCCAGCAAGGCTGTGGAATTTGAATTAGCGATGGCGGGGATTCAAAATAGCAATCAAACAATCACAAGCAATACTCAAACAATCAGCAGCGGTGCGTCAGCACGAATTGAACGCGTCCCGCATCCACCCAGCGATCAGTCGGTCTGCAAGTCAATTTGTGTATCAAAGGATAATGATTGTGGCGGCAATGCCAAGACTCTTCTATTTTCAGACCCTCGTTTTTACATTACACCCGAGATCACAGGGCCCAAATACATCACGCAGACCATTTGCACCAACCGCTCCTTAAAAATTGGAGATGGTATGGAAGGAGTTACAGCAAACTATGTGATGGATGGAAACCCAACACCAGATCGACAATCCTCCACAGGAGTTCAATTGTTCGGGGGCCAGAGCAGAAACATTCTTCTTGGCACCCCAGCAGCTGACGAGCTCTATGGAGGTCCAATACATGATGGGTTAATCGGACGTGGCGGCGATGACACACTTATCGGTGATTGCACACCTGCTGGAGTATGTCCCGCCCTGAGGGACAACAACTACTCAGAAGATCCAGAAGGTGGGTACGACAGCTTCCTTCCCTGGTCTGATGTCGATCAAGAAACCAGTACCGTCAAGATTTACGGCGGCGGAGGTTTTGATCGTGTTTATCTTAAGGATTACCAATCAACTTATATCCTCAGTACAGCCTGCAACAGCTCTAGTTGCACAGTCACCACAAGTAGGGGTGGTGAACTGATTCTCAACAATGTGGAGCAGTTGGTCTTCAAAGCAAGCAACCGCAACCTGTAG
- a CDS encoding Tfp pilus assembly protein FimT/FimU encodes MKRLVITQNQTGFSLAELLITLTIFGILSSIALVNLSSSWTKNRLLATTRDLENWISGQRRYAMTHNLSCQVLIDQDNKRLVSTISSSRGTDPCSVDTTQTSETVFDLNTNFGADNQSLTLTTNLSGQPETDAGICFSFRGFSEEFIGECADNQTQNSNGMLEIKLAHSDTNEARCIRIVSPIGMIRDGKSQDSSSECRYDTAY; translated from the coding sequence ATGAAGAGATTAGTTATTACCCAGAATCAGACCGGTTTCAGCTTGGCGGAGCTTTTGATTACCCTAACGATTTTTGGAATCCTGAGTTCTATCGCTCTGGTCAACCTATCCTCCTCTTGGACAAAAAACCGATTATTAGCAACAACGAGAGATCTCGAAAATTGGATCAGCGGGCAGCGCCGTTACGCGATGACTCATAATCTCTCATGCCAAGTTTTAATCGACCAGGACAACAAACGCCTTGTCAGCACAATCAGTTCAAGCCGAGGCACAGACCCCTGCTCAGTAGATACAACACAAACCAGTGAAACTGTATTTGATCTCAATACCAATTTTGGTGCAGACAATCAGAGCCTGACCTTAACAACGAATCTCTCAGGCCAACCAGAAACCGATGCCGGCATTTGCTTCTCATTCAGGGGGTTTAGTGAAGAATTCATTGGCGAATGTGCCGATAATCAAACCCAGAATTCAAACGGAATGCTGGAAATTAAGCTAGCTCACAGTGATACCAATGAGGCAAGATGCATTCGAATTGTTTCACCAATTGGAATGATTCGCGACGGCAAATCCCAAGATTCCAGCTCGGAATGCAGATATGACACAGCTTACTAG